The following are encoded together in the Planococcus antarcticus DSM 14505 genome:
- a CDS encoding transporter substrate-binding domain-containing protein: MKKWSLLALLIATMLIVAACGSDESEEGATSGDGSSEGETYTVGIDTTYPPFEFEVDGEYTGIDIDLIKAIAENQGFGIEFSPMDFGGIIPALQADQLDVAIAGMSITEERQAVVDFSDPYFDAGLSLVVAEENTDIMALEDLEGKTVAVKSGTTGAQFARDNEAEYGYTVAQFEDSPSMFQEVSNGNADVLLEDYPVIAYAIAESGLALKTVGERLTGDQYGIAVLKGENAELLEQINAGLQELRDSGEYDEILAKYIAE; encoded by the coding sequence ATGAAAAAGTGGAGTCTTTTAGCACTACTTATTGCAACGATGCTCATAGTTGCTGCCTGTGGATCCGATGAAAGTGAAGAAGGCGCGACAAGTGGTGACGGCAGCAGTGAAGGAGAAACGTATACAGTAGGAATCGACACAACCTACCCACCTTTCGAATTTGAAGTAGATGGCGAATATACGGGGATCGACATTGATTTGATTAAGGCAATTGCTGAAAACCAAGGGTTTGGAATTGAATTTAGCCCGATGGATTTTGGTGGAATTATCCCGGCTTTACAGGCAGACCAATTGGATGTCGCGATTGCTGGTATGAGTATTACGGAAGAACGTCAAGCAGTAGTTGATTTTTCAGATCCTTATTTTGATGCAGGATTGTCTCTTGTTGTAGCTGAAGAAAATACAGACATCATGGCTCTAGAAGACCTTGAAGGCAAGACTGTAGCGGTGAAGAGCGGGACAACAGGTGCTCAATTCGCCCGCGACAATGAAGCGGAATATGGCTATACCGTTGCACAATTCGAAGATAGCCCATCCATGTTCCAGGAAGTTTCAAATGGCAATGCGGATGTGCTGTTGGAAGATTATCCAGTTATTGCTTATGCAATTGCCGAAAGTGGACTTGCTTTGAAAACAGTGGGTGAGCGTTTAACCGGAGATCAGTACGGAATTGCAGTACTGAAAGGTGAAAACGCAGAACTGCTTGAACAAATCAATGCGGGTCTTCAGGAATTGCGCGACAGCGGAGAATACGATGAAATTTTGGCGAAGTATATCGCAGAATAA
- a CDS encoding amino acid ABC transporter permease has translation MDTIVNAFPYLMEGLQVTLYIFAIAIVIGFLIGLVVALFRLAPLKILNWIAKIFVDAIRGTPFIVQLFFIYFGLNSLDFISLDNTTAGIVTVAINAGAYFSEIIRAGIQSIDKGQTEAARSLGLNSTQNMRYIILPQAFRRMLPTITNQAIISLKDTSLLSVIGVADLTQEGRIQASATFDAFNVYLILGIIYFVIIYLLSMLASYVERKFVLR, from the coding sequence ATGGATACAATTGTCAATGCTTTTCCGTATTTAATGGAAGGGCTGCAAGTTACACTTTATATTTTTGCGATCGCCATTGTTATTGGATTCCTGATTGGTTTGGTTGTTGCACTGTTCAGACTGGCACCGCTGAAAATCCTGAATTGGATTGCTAAAATCTTTGTTGACGCCATTCGTGGGACGCCGTTCATCGTCCAGCTGTTCTTTATTTATTTTGGCCTAAATTCGTTGGATTTTATATCATTGGACAATACAACAGCCGGAATTGTGACGGTGGCTATCAATGCGGGTGCCTATTTCTCGGAAATCATTCGTGCCGGTATTCAATCGATTGATAAAGGACAAACAGAGGCAGCGCGCTCACTTGGTCTGAATTCGACACAGAATATGCGTTATATCATTTTGCCGCAAGCTTTCAGACGAATGCTGCCGACCATTACCAACCAGGCAATTATTTCATTGAAGGATACATCCCTGCTATCGGTCATTGGAGTTGCAGACTTGACGCAAGAAGGCCGAATTCAGGCCAGCGCCACGTTTGATGCCTTTAATGTTTACTTAATCCTAGGGATCATTTACTTCGTCATCATATACTTGCTCTCCATGTTGGCGAGCTACGTAGAAAGGAAGTTTGTTTTACGATGA
- a CDS encoding amino acid ABC transporter ATP-binding protein, translating to MTMIRVENLKKSFGKLEVLKDMSTVVEEKEVICVIGPSGSGKSTFLRCLNRLEEITGGHVYIEGTDITDSKVDINKIRQDVGMVFQQFNLFPHKSVLENVILAPMKVKKSDRKAAEKKAYELLEKVGLSEKAKAYPGELSGGQKQRVAIARALAMDPKIMLFDEPTSALDPEMVGDVLDVMKQLAREGMTMVVVTHEMGFAAEMGDRVLFIDGGYIVEENVPKELFGNPQHERTKAFLSKVL from the coding sequence ATGACTATGATCAGAGTAGAAAACTTGAAAAAATCATTCGGCAAGCTGGAAGTGTTGAAGGATATGAGTACTGTCGTAGAAGAAAAAGAAGTGATTTGTGTGATTGGCCCATCCGGTTCAGGGAAAAGCACGTTTCTTCGCTGCTTAAACCGACTAGAAGAAATTACGGGTGGACATGTCTACATTGAAGGAACGGACATTACCGATTCCAAAGTGGACATTAATAAAATCCGTCAAGACGTCGGAATGGTGTTTCAGCAATTTAATTTGTTTCCTCACAAATCGGTACTGGAAAATGTGATTCTGGCACCAATGAAAGTGAAGAAAAGCGACAGAAAAGCTGCTGAGAAAAAGGCCTATGAATTGTTGGAGAAAGTTGGATTGAGCGAGAAAGCGAAAGCTTATCCAGGAGAACTTTCGGGTGGTCAGAAGCAACGTGTTGCTATCGCGCGTGCACTTGCAATGGACCCGAAAATCATGCTTTTTGATGAACCGACTTCTGCACTCGATCCTGAGATGGTAGGAGATGTGTTAGACGTCATGAAGCAACTAGCACGTGAAGGCATGACCATGGTCGTCGTAACGCATGAAATGGGATTCGCCGCTGAAATGGGCGATCGCGTGTTGTTCATTGATGGTGGTTATATTGTCGAAGAAAACGTACCGAAAGAATTGTTCGGTAACCCGCAACATGAGCGGACAAAAGCGTTTTTAAGCAAAGTGTTGTAG
- a CDS encoding peptidylprolyl isomerase: MAKKGHIHMENGEIIEFELFPNEAPNTVANFEDLANSGFYNDVTFHRVIPGFVSQGGDPTGTGAGGSGKTIKCETEGNPHKHQAGSLSMAHAGKDTGSSQFFVVHAPQPHLDGVHTVFGQVTSGLETAKAMSNGDKMTKVHVFDEK, encoded by the coding sequence ATGGCGAAAAAAGGACACATCCACATGGAAAATGGCGAAATCATCGAATTCGAACTTTTCCCGAACGAAGCACCCAACACTGTTGCAAACTTTGAGGACCTTGCAAACTCAGGTTTCTACAACGATGTAACATTTCACCGTGTAATTCCTGGCTTCGTAAGCCAAGGCGGCGACCCAACCGGCACTGGTGCTGGCGGCAGCGGCAAAACAATCAAATGCGAAACTGAAGGCAACCCGCATAAGCACCAGGCAGGAAGCTTATCAATGGCGCATGCTGGCAAAGATACTGGCTCAAGCCAATTCTTCGTCGTTCACGCACCACAGCCTCATCTTGACGGAGTCCATACTGTTTTTGGACAAGTGACTTCAGGATTGGAAACCGCTAAAGCAATGAGCAATGGCGACAAAATGACAAAAGTTCACGTTTTTGACGAAAAATAA
- a CDS encoding SDR family oxidoreductase has translation MDLGINGKVVVVMASSKGLGKATALEFAKEGATVIISSRNQQALDATATEIKEASGNQQVFSHVCDVSKEPDIQELFQFVTDQFGRIDVLINNTGGPKAGGFDAVEDADWYKAFDQNLLSYIRASRAVLPYMKEQQFGRIINISSSSVKEVIDGLILSNTFRAGMVGFSKTLAREVAGDNIMVNMVGPGRIATDRVAELDQIAADAQDVPIEQIVEKSKASIPAGRYGEPAEFAKVIVFLASAANSYLTGQSLVVEGGSLKAL, from the coding sequence GTGGATTTAGGAATCAATGGAAAAGTAGTCGTGGTTATGGCTTCCAGCAAAGGGCTAGGCAAAGCGACGGCACTCGAATTTGCCAAGGAAGGCGCCACGGTCATCATTTCAAGTCGCAACCAACAGGCGCTTGACGCAACCGCCACTGAAATAAAAGAGGCTTCCGGTAACCAACAAGTGTTCTCCCACGTTTGTGATGTTTCCAAAGAGCCTGATATCCAGGAACTGTTCCAATTCGTCACCGATCAATTTGGTCGCATTGATGTTTTAATCAACAATACAGGCGGTCCGAAAGCTGGTGGATTTGACGCAGTGGAAGATGCTGACTGGTATAAAGCATTCGACCAAAATTTGCTGAGTTATATCCGCGCCTCTCGTGCCGTACTTCCTTATATGAAAGAACAGCAATTTGGACGCATCATCAATATCTCTTCTTCTTCGGTCAAAGAAGTGATTGACGGCCTGATTCTCTCCAATACCTTCCGTGCAGGAATGGTCGGCTTCTCGAAAACGTTGGCACGTGAAGTGGCAGGAGATAATATCATGGTCAATATGGTCGGTCCCGGGCGCATTGCTACCGATCGTGTGGCAGAACTCGATCAGATTGCAGCAGACGCGCAAGATGTTCCGATTGAACAAATCGTTGAAAAAAGCAAGGCGAGTATTCCAGCTGGCCGCTACGGTGAGCCCGCGGAATTTGCCAAAGTTATTGTTTTTCTCGCTTCAGCTGCCAACTCCTATTTGACGGGCCAGTCCCTCGTCGTAGAAGGCGGTTCGTTAAAAGCCTTGTAA
- a CDS encoding NAD(P)/FAD-dependent oxidoreductase has product MGEREVFDITIIGGGPTGLFASFYGGMRKMKVKILDSLPQLGGQLTELYPDKFIYDVGGFPKILAKDLVDNLVQQAKYGDPKICLEETVTAAKRQGDHFVIQTDKGLHYTKAILLTAGVGAFQPRKLTVEECEAFEGKTLHYGVRDLTVFSDKKVVVLGGGDSAVDWSMMLENVASHVTLSHRREKMTAHEANIDILMESKVEVKKPFGVKELVGENGQINELVLIDKEGNEERLEVDHVIVNYGNITSLGAIKEWGLEMDKNSVIVNSKMETSIPGIYAAGDIATYEGKVKLIAVGFGEAPTAINNAKSYLDPKSKVQPLHSTSVFK; this is encoded by the coding sequence ATGGGAGAACGCGAAGTTTTTGATATTACAATTATTGGCGGCGGGCCGACGGGCCTGTTTGCTTCCTTTTACGGCGGTATGCGCAAAATGAAAGTGAAGATTTTGGACAGCCTTCCACAGCTTGGAGGTCAGCTGACTGAGCTGTACCCCGATAAATTCATTTACGATGTAGGTGGGTTTCCCAAAATATTGGCAAAAGACCTGGTGGATAACCTTGTGCAGCAGGCGAAATACGGAGATCCCAAAATTTGTTTGGAGGAAACCGTGACAGCTGCAAAGCGCCAGGGGGACCATTTTGTCATTCAGACGGATAAAGGTCTGCATTACACGAAAGCAATCCTGCTGACTGCCGGTGTCGGTGCATTCCAACCCCGTAAACTTACGGTAGAAGAATGCGAAGCGTTCGAAGGGAAAACCCTTCATTATGGTGTTAGAGATTTGACTGTTTTCAGTGACAAGAAAGTAGTCGTTCTAGGTGGCGGCGATTCAGCAGTCGACTGGTCGATGATGCTTGAAAATGTGGCATCCCATGTGACGTTAAGCCATCGCAGAGAAAAAATGACGGCACATGAGGCAAACATTGACATTTTGATGGAATCAAAAGTTGAAGTGAAAAAACCATTTGGTGTCAAAGAGTTGGTTGGTGAAAACGGCCAGATCAATGAGCTTGTATTGATCGACAAAGAAGGCAACGAAGAACGTCTTGAAGTAGATCATGTCATCGTTAACTACGGTAATATCACTTCTCTAGGAGCTATCAAGGAATGGGGACTTGAGATGGATAAAAACTCGGTCATCGTCAATTCTAAGATGGAAACGAGCATTCCTGGTATTTACGCAGCAGGCGACATCGCCACATACGAAGGCAAAGTCAAATTGATTGCAGTAGGCTTCGGTGAAGCGCCAACAGCCATCAATAACGCTAAGTCCTACCTAGATCCGAAATCTAAAGTTCAACCATTGCACAGCACCAGCGTTTTTAAATAA
- a CDS encoding BCCT family transporter, whose protein sequence is MKFAVDSYADCHCDIFITPADSATSVLGMQITDDTLNPPNLVTITWGLTAIVIYTGGTQGLQNALMIAALPFSVVIILTGTSLFTAAATDPLTKKKKKVTRKAEAPV, encoded by the coding sequence TTGAAATTTGCTGTCGATTCTTACGCTGATTGTCATTGCGATATTTTCATCACTCCTGCCGATTCGGCTACGTCCGTGCTTGGCATGCAGATAACAGACGACACGTTGAATCCGCCGAACCTGGTCACAATTACTTGGGGCCTTACTGCCATCGTCATTTATACTGGCGGCACACAAGGCCTGCAGAATGCTTTAATGATCGCAGCGCTCCCTTTTTCAGTAGTCATCATCTTAACCGGTACTTCACTTTTCACGGCGGCTGCCACTGATCCGCTCACGAAAAAAAAAAAGAAGGTAACAAGAAAAGCGGAAGCGCCCGTGTAG
- a CDS encoding 3D domain-containing protein, with the protein MKKQIVTLTAIAALSVGAATSASASSSYTVQSGDTLWGISQDKNVSVESLKGLNNLSSDLILPSQELKVDGQVASETKADNSTYTVKSGDTLFEIASANGISLDSLMSWNGVSGHLIYPGEELVVKGGTAVAEKAPAKTASASTPAPAPAKSTAPAPTPASAPAEKAPAQASTQSGKTMTVSATAYTAYCIGCSGTTATGIDLRANPNQKVIAVDPSVIPLGSKVWVEGYGEAIAGDVGGAIKGNRIDVFIPTQSEALEFGRKNITIKVLD; encoded by the coding sequence ATGAAAAAGCAAATCGTTACACTAACTGCTATCGCAGCATTAAGTGTGGGAGCAGCTACGTCGGCTAGCGCTTCATCATCGTATACAGTTCAATCAGGGGACACTCTCTGGGGGATTTCACAAGATAAAAACGTATCAGTAGAAAGCTTAAAAGGACTAAATAATTTATCCTCAGATCTGATCTTGCCGAGCCAAGAACTTAAAGTTGATGGACAAGTAGCGTCAGAAACAAAAGCGGACAACTCAACATATACAGTAAAATCAGGCGATACATTATTTGAAATCGCTAGCGCAAACGGAATTTCATTGGATAGTTTGATGAGCTGGAACGGCGTTTCTGGTCACCTGATCTATCCAGGTGAAGAGTTGGTCGTTAAGGGCGGAACAGCAGTGGCAGAAAAAGCACCAGCCAAAACTGCATCGGCATCAACACCAGCACCAGCACCAGCGAAATCAACAGCACCAGCTCCAACACCAGCAAGTGCTCCAGCAGAAAAAGCACCAGCACAAGCTTCAACGCAGTCTGGTAAAACAATGACTGTTTCTGCGACAGCTTATACAGCTTATTGCATAGGATGTTCTGGAACTACAGCAACAGGAATTGATCTTCGTGCAAATCCAAACCAAAAAGTAATCGCAGTAGATCCTTCAGTTATTCCACTTGGCTCTAAAGTTTGGGTCGAAGGATACGGAGAAGCAATCGCTGGAGACGTTGGCGGCGCAATCAAAGGCAACAGAATCGATGTTTTCATCCCAACACAAAGTGAAGCTTTAGAATTTGGTCGCAAAAACATTACTATCAAAGTCTTAGACTAA